GTCGAGCCCCGGGTCGAGGAGATTTTCTCCCTTATACGGCAGGATCTCCAGAACCGCGGCATCGAGGACATGGTCGTCTCCGGAGTAGTCCTCTGCGGCGGCGGAAGCCTTCTGGACGGAACGGTGGAGCTCGCCGAGCAGGTCTTCGGCCTCCCCGTCAGGCGCGGCGAGCCGAGGGACATCCTCGGTCTGGTGGATCAGCTCAAAGACCCCGCCTACGCCACCGGCGTCGGGCTGGTACGCCACGCCTGGCTGAAGCGCGACGAGCAGGGCGCGGCTCTCGACGAATCGGACGAGAAGCTTTTTTCGAGGATAACGCAAAAAATGAAGGGCTGGTTTCAGCAGTTCTTTTTCGGAGAAGAGTAACGGGCCGGGCGCGAAGGGAAACGCGCAAGGTCCTTAATTGACGGTCGTCTCTTGAGGGCGAGAAAAAAGGAGTGGGAAAGATGGCCAAGTTTACGCTTGAAGCACCAACGGTGGCCGTGCAGCAGCCTTCGCAGCCTGCATCGGTCCAAAGCACAAAAATGCCCGTGGCGAACAGGCACCGGGCGACGATCAAGGTAATCGGCGTCGGCGGCGCGGGCGGAAACGTTCTCGACACCATGATAGCGGGCGGGGTCAGCGGCGTCGAGTTCATCGTCGCCAACACCGACGCGCAGGCGCTTGAGGACAAGAACGCCAAGACGCGCCTCCAGCTCGGGGCGGGGCTGACGAGGGGCCTCGGAGCGGGAGGCGACCCGAACATGGGGCGTCAGGCCGCCATCGAGTCCACCGCCCACATCAACGAGCTTATCGGCACGGCGGACATGGTCTTCATCACCGCGGGGATGGGCGGCGGCACCGGCACCGGAGCCAGTCCCGTCATCGCGAAACAGGCCAAGGAAGCCGGGGCGCTGACCGTCGGCGTGGTCACCAAGCCCTTCACCTTCGAGGGCAAGCGCAGGATGAAAAGAGCCGAGGAGGGAATCACGGCGCTCAAGGAGTGCGTTGACACCCTTCTGATCATCCCCAACGAGCGGCTCCTCGAAATAGCGGGCGAAAACGCCACCACGGAGGAGGCTTACGCCCTCGTGGACAACGTCCTTTGCCAGGCGGTGCGCGGGATATCCGATCTCATCACCACCTCCGGCAGGATAAACGTCGATTTCGCCGACGTGCGCGCCGTCATGAGCACTCGCGGCATGGCGCTCATGGGCACCGGCATACGCTCGGGCGACGGCAGGGCTTCCGCCGCGGCCCACGACGCGGTATCGAGCCCCCTTCTCGCCAACGCCTCGATACAGGGCGCGAAGATGGTGCTTATCAACTTTCGCGGCAGCTCCAACCTCACGATGGGCGAGATCAATGAGGCGGCCAACTACATTCAGGAAGCGGCCCACGACGACGCGGAGATCTTCTTCGGCCACGTCATCGACGAGAACATGAAGGATTCGGTGGAAGTTACCGTCATCGCCACCGGCTTCGACGAAGCCAAATCCGACCAGATTCTCGACATGCCGGTGCAGAAGGTGGTCAACGGGAGCCACATGGAAAGCAAGGAGCCGGTGAACCACGACGTTCCGGCGTTCATCAGAAAAGAGCGGGAAAAGTACGGCTCCGCGATGAGGGTCACCCGCATCGCCACGGGCGATTCCGATTACTGCAGCGACCTGGACGCCCCGACTTTCCTGCGCAAGCAGGCAGATTAGTTTTTTGACCAAGGTTCGCCGTCCCGCCGGCCGCGCCGGATACGCCCTCATTTTCCCTAACCGTTGCGGGGTGGGAATGGCGAACCTGGGGCTGCAGTCCCTCTACCGCATCATCAGCGCCCTGCCCGGGGCCGTCTGCGACCTCCACTTCGCGGACAGGCCCCGGGGCCTTTTAACGGGCCAGTCCATAGCAAGCTCCAGCATCATCGCCTTTTCCCTCTCCTTTGAAGGCGATTACCCCGCGATTCCCGAAATTCTCCGGCAGGCGGGGATTGCGCCGCTCGCCGCCGACAGGGGCGAGGACTCCCCGCTCCTACTGGCAGGAGGGATGGCGGCAACCCTCAACCCCGAGCCCCTCGCGGAGATCTTCGACATCTTCTACCTCGGCGAGGCGGAAGGCCCCTTCGCCCTTCTCCACGAGTTTCTGTCCGAAAATATTGGCCTTGAACGGTCTCTACTCCTTGGCAGACTCGCCGCCGCCTCCCTTCCCGGCGTCTACGTCCCCTCCGCCTACAGGGTCGCCGCCGATTATTCAAGGGAACCGCTTCACGGCGCTCCGGAGAAGGTGGCGATGCAAAGGGCGCCGGAGGGGTGGGAACCGGCGCACACCGTTATCGCCGGGGGCGAGGACGACCCCTTCGGGGGGGCGCGGCTGCTCGAAATAAGCAGGGGCTGCCCCCACGGGTGCAGATTCTGCGCCACGGGCTATCTCGCCAGGCCCGCCCGCTTCATCCCCTTTGAAAAACTCCTTCCCTACATCGAAAAATACGCCGGAAAGGGCGAGCGCATCGGCCTCGTCGGGGCCGCGGTCTCCAACCACCCCGAGTTCGCAAGGATCGCCCGCGAAATTCTCGCCGCGGGGGGCGGCTTCACGGTTTCCTCTTTTCGCGCCGAGACCCTTGACGACGAAATGCTCGGGCTCCTCCGGGAAGGCGGGCTAAAGACCCTTACCCTCGCTATCGAGGCAGGCACGGAGCAGCTACGGCGGAGGGCGGGAAAGACCCTCGACGAGGAGGCTCTTTTAAGAGCGGCGCAGCTTGCCTCCCGCCACAGGGTCTCCCGGTTGAAAGTCTACGCGATGGTCGGCCTTCCGGGCGAGGAGGATTCAGACGTAGAAGAGCTCGCCAGACTCGCGGGCAGGGTAAAGACCGCCCTCGGAAGGGGCAACGTAACCCTGAGCGCCGCCCCCTTCGTCCCGAAGCCCCACACTCCCTTCCAGTGGGAAAAGATGGAGGACGAAGAGGTGCTGAGGAGGAGAATCCGCCTTCTCAAGAGGATTTCCGGCCCCATCTCCGGCCTCACGGTCGACGCCGAGTCGCCGAAATGGTCCCTCGTTCAGGGGCTCTTGTCCAGAGCCGGGCGCGAAGCGGGGAAGTGGCTCGCGGGAGGCGGTGAAGGCGTCCAGTGGCCGCGAATCCTCCGGACGCCGGAGGCTGCGGGAATTCTCGGCGCAAGAGACCCGGACGCCCTCCTGCCGTGGGATTTCATCTCGGAAACCCCCCGCAGGGAGCTTCTTCTCGAAGAGCGAAGAAGAAGCGGGCTCATCCTTCCGCCCATGCCCTGCCCCTCGGAAAGCTGCCGGTTTTGCGGAATATGCCGGGGAGACTGAAAAATCTCCATAGTTGAAAGAGGGTTTATTTGATAAGGTTAGCGTATGGGGGACAAAGGCAGGACAGTTTTTAATGCAAAATGACAAAACCCCGGGGTTCAGACGGTTCTTCGCATTCCGCTTCGCGATTCTCATCATCGCGGCGGCGCTTTTTTCCGTCGCGCTAACCTCCGGCGGCCTTTACCATTTTTATACCTCCTCGCTGGACGAAGACGCCAATCTGGCCTCAAGCCAGTTCCGCCGCGAGATAGACCACGTCCAGCGCGAGATGGAGGTGAACGTTCAGGAGATGGCGCGCCTCGCCGCTCCGGTCGATTCCGGCACCGCTTTCGCCGCCCTTTCGGGAAAGAGCGATTTGAAGGTTCTCGGAATAGGCAACAGAGACTGGTGGAGCAACCATTTCAGCTTTCCGGCGGAGGTGGTGGACACGGCCTTCAGCTGTTTCGGGTGCGGCCAGCTTGTCAAGCTTCGGGACGGTCCCCTTCTTTTCCTCGTCTCCGCGGCGGTAAATTCCTCCTCCGGCGAACCTTTGCGCCTGCTCGCGACAAGAGACCTCGGGCAGCGGTGGCTGGAAGAGACGAGCCAGCGCATAGGGGCCGAGCTCGCCCTTTGCGACGAGGAAGGCTACATAAGCGCGTCGAGCTTCGACCGCTCCTCCGATTTTTCCAGCTCCTTTCTTTCGATCCCCTACGACGATCTCGTGAACATAGCGGACAAACCCTACGGCTTTCGGCTTTACCCGCTGGAATCGGGGGGAATCAAGCTCGGTTACTTCGCGGTTTTCTCTCCCGCCGCCCCTCTCCAGTCCCTCGCCTTCAAGCTCGGAGCTTTCCAGATCGGCGGCTCCCTTCTCGCCCTTTTGGCCTTCTATTTTCTCTACGTCACCACCTTTCGGACGACGACCAGAGAACTGGGGGATCTGGCCAGATGGGCCGAGGATTTCTCCGGGTTTTCCGAAGCCCCGCCTCCCCCTTCCGGGCGCTTTCAGGAGGTAAGGGTCCTCTCAAACGCCTTCAAAAGACTCGTCGGAAGGCTGAACACCGCCTCCGAAGAGGTGCTCCGGCAAAACGAGAAACTCGAAGAGCAGGTCAGGAACAAGACCCTTGAGATCTTCGCCAACCACTCGCTGCTCAAGGACATCCTCTCCGAGATGCCGCAGGCTGTCCTGCTGCTGGAAGAGGACCACACCATCGCCTACGCCAACGAAAACGCCGTCTCGATCTTCGGGGCGGTGCCGGGGATGCGCCTGCCCGGCCCCCTTGCGATAGCGCTTGCGGGCCATTTCACCGACGATTCCCAGAACGAGGAGGTTAAATTCACCCTTTCCGGCATGGACTATTCCTCGGTGGTCAGGGCTGTCGGAAGTCCTCCGCGAAGCCTGGTGCTGGTGCGCGACGAAACGCGAAAGCTCGCCATCGAAAGGCAGCTTCTGCAGGCGCAGAAGCTCGAAGCGGTCAGCAGGCTCGCGGGAGGGGTCGCCCACGAATTCAACAACGCGCTCGCGTCGATACTGCCGGGGGTCGAGATGCTGCGGCTTCGCACCGACGATCCGAAAGCGCTGGGGTATCTGGACGTAATTGAAAACGCCGCTCACAGGGGCGCGGACGTGGTGAAGCAGATCTTGTCTTTCAGCAGGTCTTCCGAGGAATCCAGAAACCGCCTCAGGGTGAACAGCGTGGTCGAGGTAGCGGTAAAGCTCCTTCGACCTGCGTCCAAAAGCGTGGAAATCCTCTGGAACCCCGGACAGGAGGTACCGGATATCCTCGGCGACGAGCGTCAGCTTCAGCAGATGATACTGAATCTCGCTATAAATTCACTGGACGCGCTGGAGGGAAAGGGAAGGATAACGATAGAGACCTGGGCGGGGGAAAAATCGGGAGAGGCCTGCCTGGCCATCACCGACAACGGCCCCGGCATACCGCCCCACATAGTCCAGAGCATCTTCGACCCCTTCTTCACGACGAAGGAGCCGGGCATGGGGACGGGGCTCGGCCTCGCCATAGCCTTCGCGGTCGTCGAGGGCCACGGCGGCACCATAAGGCACATCAGGCCGACCGAGGGCGGCGCCCGCTTCGAGATACGGTTTCCCGGCATACAGGAGCCTCCCCTGACCACGGGTGCGAGAAACGGCAGCACCGGGATGAGGGACGAGGATATCGTAATCCGCTGAAACAGGGGCTTTTGAAAAGCCCCCTAAGTGTACTTTTTGGGTTCTATCCTGTACTTGGTAATTTTGTAGCCCAAAATCCTCTGGGTGGTTTTAAGCCTCTGGGCCGCTTTTCTGATGTTTCCCCTGGTGGCCTTCAGGGCGTCGATTATTATATCCGTCTCGAAATTCGCCACCGCCTCGTCGAAGGAGAGGTCTTCTCCGCCTCCCGAGGTGGCTTCCGCCGTCTGGAGGGTCGGCGGCAGGTGGTAGGAGTGGATCGCGGGGCCATTGCACAAAAGGACGGCCCTTTCGATGCAGTTCTCAAGCTCTCGCACGTTTCCCGGCCAGTGGTAGCTCATCAGCATGTCTATAGCGGGGGTGGTTATCCTGCGTATCTCCTTGCCGTTTTCGCGTGAGTACTTTTCGAGGAAGTGCTCCGCCAGAAGGAGGATGTCGGTCTTTCTCTCGCGCAGGGCGGGCATGTAGATGGGGAAAACGTTTAGCCGGTAGTAGAGGTCTTCCCTGAATTTTCCCTCTTTTATCTCTTCTTCGAGATTCCTGTTCGTGGCGGCGATTATGCGCAGGTTGATCTTTATCGTCTTCACCCCGCCGACCCGCTCGAACTCCTTTTCCTGCAGAACCCGAAGGAGCTTTACCTGAATCGCCGGGTTCAGGTCCCCTATCTCGTCCAGAAAGATGGTGCCCCCCGAGGCAAGCTCGAAGCGCCCCTGCTTGGCTTCCGCAGCCCCGGTGAAGGCCCCCTTCTCATGGCCGAAAAGCTCGCTTTCGATGAGGGTCTCGGGAATGGCGGAACAGTTGACCTTTATGAGCGGCCTGCCGGAGCGAAGGCTCCCGTAGTGGATGGCGTTCGCCACCAGTTCCTTTCCCGTGCCGCTCTCGCCCCTTATGAGCACGGTGGCGTTGGACTTGGCGACCTGGGCTATCATGGCGTAGACGTGGTGCATCGCCTTGGAGTTGCCGATGATGTTGGAGATGTTGTACTTGGTGACGAGGTCGGTCTGGAGGCGCTCTTTTTCGGCGACCAGTTTTGAGCGCTCGTCGTCGCGCATTTTGTGAACCTTGACCGCCTGGCCGATCATCGAGGCGATGATTTCGAGGAGGCGCACGTCCTCGGTGAAGCTCACATCGGGGCTGAAGAGGCGATCCACGCTCAGGGCTCCGACCGTCTCGTCCCCGGCCTTGATGGGCACGCACAAAAAGGAGATGTCTTCTTTCGAGATGTCTCCCCTGCTCTTGGTCCTGTTGAGGAAGAGGGGCTCCTTGCCGATGGACTGGACGACCATCGGCTCTCCGGTCGCCACGACGGTGCCTGTGACGCCCTCGCCCAGCCGGTAGCGCCCGCGCTTCTTCTCGGCTTCGGTCAGCCCGAGCGAGGTTTCTATCTCTATATCGCCCGTCAGCCTGTTGAGCAGGGCGACCGTCCCCCTGTTCATGCCGAGTTTTTTGGACAGAACCCCGAGTATTTTTTCGAGCACCTGCCGCAGGTCGAGACTTGCGGCAAGGGCCTGACTCACCTCGTAAAGCGCCGTCAGTTCGTGGATTTTATTCTGTAGCGAATCTCTGCTCAACATGGTTCTCCTCCGTGTGCGCCACAAAAGTACACGACTTTTTGTATAATTACAATAATGTAGTGGTAAAATCATCGTCGAGCATTTTTGTATCGTCATTCTTGGCTCGTGCGCTTTGCGCCAACTCTGTTAAAGTATCAGGCCATGATTTGCGGGGGGTTTCCCCCGCTCGGGCCGAAGGAGTTTTTGATGGATCAAAAGAGCGTTATGAACTTCGCCCGCGAAAACGAATGTGTTTTCGCGGACGTTAAATTTTCCGACTTTCTCGGGCAGTGGCGGCGCATCGGCGTCCCCATCCAGCAGTTTTCCTCCTCTGTTTTCGAGGAAGGGCTGAGTCTGGATTCGTCCGCCCTGCCGGGCTGGAGCTCGAAGGGTTCGGGGCTGGTCCTCGTGCCCGACCCCTCGACCATGAGGGTCGATCCCTTTCCGAAGGCAAAGACGATGAGCCTTATCGGCAGCGTCCGCGAAGGCTCTACCCGCGCCCCCTACCCTCTCGACCCGCGCAATATTGCGAAAAAGGCGGTGGAATTCATGGTTGCCGAGGGAATCGGGGAGACGGCGAGCTTCGGAGTCGAGCCCGGCTTTTTCATCTTCGACGACGTGCGCTTCGACCAGACCCGCAACAGCGCCTTCCACTTCGTCGATTCGGTGGAGGCCCAGTGGAACTCGGGGAGGGAGGAGGGACCGAACCTCGGCTACAAGGGCAAGGCGGGGGAAAGCCGCTATCCGGTGCAGCCCTACGATTCTCTGGCGGACCTTCGCCAGGAGATGGCGCAGGAGCTTATCCGCCTGTGCATCGGGGTCGAGCGCGAGCAGCACGAAGCCGCCTCGGCGGGGCAGTGCGAGCTGGTGCTCAGGCACGCGAACCTCGTCGAGGAGGCCGACAACCTCCAGTGGCTGAAGTACGTCCTTCGGAACACCGCCCTTCGGAGCGCCAAGACCCTCACCTTCATGCCGAAGCCGGTCTTCGAGGAGCCCGGAAGCTCGATGCACGTGAGCCAGTCGCTCTGGCGCTCCGGCAAAAACCTCTTTTCCGGCGAGGAATACGGAGGGCTTTCCCAGACCGCCCTCCACTACGCCGGCGGCATTCTCCGTCACGCGCCCGCTCTTATGGCCCTCTGCAACCCCACGGCCAACTCCTACCGGAGGCTCCTCACGAAGGGCGAGGTTCCGGTCGCCCTCTCCTATTCCGCCGTGGACAAAAACGCCGTGGTGCGAACCCCCCTCCACCCCGCCGGGGCAAAGGCGAGGCGGATAGAGTTTTGTCTGCCCGACCCTTCGGCGAACGGGTATCTGGCCTTCGCGGCTCTCCTGATGGCGGGAATCGACGGGATAATACACCGCATCGAGCCCGGCGCTCCTCTCGAAGAGAAGCCGAAGACGAAAGCCGGCTGGATGCCCCAGTCTCTGGAAGAAGCCCTCCGGGCGCTTGAAAAGGACCATTCTTTCCTCCTCGCCGGGGGGGTCTTTTCAAAGAACGCCGTAGAGCGCTGGATAGAGCTCAAGCTCGAACGCGAGGTCAGGCCGCTTGCCCTTCGCACCACGCCCTACGAGTTTTCGCTCTATTACGACTGCTGACGCGGTTTTGGCGAAGGAAAACCCCGCGCCTCGCGGCGCGGTCAGCGTGATAATCCCTGTGCTCGACGAGGAAGAGTCTCTGGGCAGCCTCCTTGGCGACCTATCCCGCCAGAGGGGAATCCGTCTTCAGGTAATCGTCGCCGACGGAGGCTCCAAAGACCGCACCAGGGCCGTTTTCGACTCCTTCGAGGGTGAAAACTTCCTCTGGGTGGACGCGCCGAGGGGCAGGGGCGCGCAGCTCAACGCGGGGACAAAGGCGGCGCTCCATGAAGACCTTCTCTTTCTCCACGCGGACACGCGGATTAGGGATGAAGACCTCATCTCCGGCGGATTCGCCGCGATGGGAAGGGAGTGCGCCGGGTCCAGCCGCGTTCTGGGCCATTTCGCGACGGGTTTTCACGACCGCCCCCTCGATTTCACCCATTTTTTCCTGATGGCGAAGACAACGCAGAATCTTCCCGAGTGCGTCAACGGCGATCAGGGGTTCTGGCTCCGGAAAGGGTTTTTCCGGGAGCTCGGCGGTTTTGACGACGCCCTGCCCTACCTTGAGGATATGCGGCTCGCGTATCAGGCCTTTGCCGGGGGAAAAATCGCCCTCCTCCCCGGAAAGCTGGAGACCTCTTCGAGGCGCTTCGGAGCCCAGGGGCCAAAAAAGAGGCTCCTTCTCAACGCGCTGATACGGCTTGCCCACGAAGCGGACGCGAGGGAGTTTTACGGAAGGGCCGGGACTCTCTACGGGGAGCAGGCCAAAGCCGGCGCGCTTAGGATCACCCCCTTTTTTGACGCCCTGTGGAAGGAAGGGAAAAGGGAGGGGAGATGGCGTTTCATGCGAAAGCTCTGGAAGTTCGGCGCGCGAAACTCCTGGCAGGTTCCCTTCTGGCTGGACTCGCGGCGGGCTTTCCGAAGGGGATACGAAGATCCCGAGGGGCTGGCCGCAAAACCCGAAAGGCTGATTTTACGGGTAATATCCGGGGAATTCGTGGTATTTTTCTTCTTCGCGGCCCTGTTCGCCGGAAGAATAATCGAATTTAAAAGCAGGAAGTAACCGCCTTGTCAAAAGAGCTTGTCACCCCCTTCACGGGCAAATCCATTTACGAAACCAGCCGGGAAAGGAAACCCTCCCTCCTCGCGCGCCTTTTTCCCTCGCTCTATTTTTATTCCGGCGTCTTCTGTACGGTAATCCGCGCGTCCCGTAGGGCGAAACGCGGCAGGTACGGCTGCCCGGAGTGGGTGGGAAGCTCTCTCGAAATACTGGAGCGCACCGAGGCGACGGGGGGGAAGGTAACCGTTGAGGGGCTCGACCGTTTGAATTCGTTTTCCGGCCCCCGCGTCTACGTCGGAAACCACATGTCCACCCTGGAAACCTTCCTTTTGCCTTCGATTCTCCGGCCTGTAGGCCCCGTGACTTTTATCGTCAAGAAGGAGCTTCTTGACTACCCCGTCTTCGGCCACGTGATGCGCTCGCGAAAGCCGATAGCCCTCGGCAGGAGCAATCCCAGGGAAGACCTCGAAACGGTTTTTCGTGAGGGAAAAGAGCTTCTGGCCTCCGGAGTCAGCGTTATCGTCTTTCCGCAGACCACCCGCGCGGAGCGCTTCGACCCCTCGCGCTTCAACACGATAGGGGCGAAACTGGCAGCCCGCGCCAAGGTCCCTCTCGTGCCGGTGGCGCTGAAGACGGATTTTTGGGGTACCGGGAAGATGATAAAGGACTTCGGGGTTATTTCCCCCGAAAAGCGGGTGTACTTCTCTTTCGGGGAGCCGATAGCCCCCCAGGGGAAGGGAGACGAGGCTCACCGGGCGACGGTGGAGTTCATCTCCGGGGCCCTTGGCCGCTGGGAAAAACTACCGGGGTAGTTTCTTCACGAAAGCGCCGAAAAATATCTGCGCGCCGGAGAGAAGGGCCAGCCCAACTCCGGTGAGAAGCGGCCCCAGAATCAGCGGCGAAACTCCCGCGCCCCGCAGCCACTTGCCGAAAAACCCCATCCCCGCCACGAAGAGCCAGCTTTTCCAGGACAGAAACCCTCCGACGCACTTGCCGTCGCCTCGTTTGATTATCCTCGCCGCGCTCTTTTTGGCCGCCGGGCGAAGCACCTTCGCCCCCTTGAACCAGCCGAGCAGGACTCCAGCGCCGAGCGCCGCCGCCCCCTCCGGCATGGAAAGCTCCAAAAGGGCCGCGCCCCCACGGTAAAGCAGGAAGACCCCCACCGCCGACCACAGAAGGGACGCAAGAAAAAGGTGAAGCCAGACGGGCGCGCCCGGTTTAATTTTCGAGATTAAATCATTCGCCACTGTGAGAAATCTTTCCGGCATTCCGCGATATTGCGGTATTGTTAAGACACTATTGGGTTTCGGGAGCCCCGGTTACAAGGAGACGCGCAGCGAGAAGCGAGACAGTATAAGACAATACGGCGAGCTTCGAGCGAGCACGCGACGCAGTAAACGGGGGTCGCAGCAGTTTTTCAACGGACTGTTCGGCTCCACAGCGTTCTTGCCCCCCGGCGACTTGCGTGATAAATATTGAACCTGGCTTTCCGGTCAATCTTCAAGGGAGTAAAACGTGGACATCTACGAGCAGTACTCGGATCTCACGCCCGGTTCCAGCATCCTCCACAACCACGCCATCCACCTCTTCCCCGGCGGAATATGCCACAACCTCCGCCTCTTCGATCCCTATCCAATATACCCGAGAAGGGCCGTCGGAGGGATTATAACCGACGTGGACGGCAGGGACATCGTCGATCTGTGGATGGGCCACTTTACGATGATCTTCGGCCACAACTTCGCGACGGTGAAAAACGCCGTGGTCAACGCCCTCGACGGGGGGTGGCACTGGGGAATGCCCCACGAAAAAGAGGTGAGGCTGGCCGACGAAATAATGCTGGCCGCTCCCGCCATCCGCAAGCTCCGCTTTTGCTGCACCGGCACCGAGGCGACGATGTACGCCGTGCGCCTCGCCAGGGCTTTCACCGGCAAGGGCTGGGTGTTGAAGGTCGCCGGGGGGTGGCACGGGGCTTCGACCGACCTCAGCTTCGCCGTAAAACACCCCTTCGGGGAGCCGGAGGGCGCGGGACTTCCCGAACCCGACAGGCAGGGCGTCGCCCATCTGCAGTTCAACGACATCGAGGCCAGCAAAAAGGTCATCGAGGTCCATCAGGGCCACACCGCCGCCATTATAGTAGAGCCGATGCTGGGCGCGGGAGGGTTCATCCCCGCCGACCCGGAATATTTGAAGTTTCTGCGCCAGGCCTGCGACGACATCGGCGCTGTCCTCATCTTCGACGAGATAATCACCGGTTTTAGGTTCCGCTACGGAATCCTGGCCGACGAATACGGAGTGCGCCCCGACCTCGTGACCCTCGGCAAGATCGTCGGCGGCGGCTTCCCCATCGGCCTCTACGGGGGAAGGGCCGACATCATGGAGCTGGCGAACCCCAAGAGCGCGGCGCGACCCGGCAGGCCCGTCCTCGTAGGGGGAGGCACCTTTTCCGCCAACCCGGTTACGATGGCTGCGGGCCTCGCCACCCTCGACGTCCTCAGGACGCAGGCGGGCGGCATTTACTCATCCCTCGCCGCAAAGGGTGAAAAGCTGAGGAAGGGAATAACCGAGCGCTTCGATTCCGCGGGAGTTCCGGCGGAATGCACCGGCAAGGGAAGCCTCTTCATGACCCACATCCTGAAAGACAAATCCTGCGCCGGGACGCTCCGCTCGCCCGCCGATATAGCCGAGAAGACCCTGGCGAAAATGCCCGACAGGGAGATGAAGATATCACTGCTGAACCACGGGGTCTTTTCCGTCCACGGCGGCGGCTCGGTGTGCACCGCCCATTCCGAGACGGACGTGGAAAAGGTTCTGGACGGCTACGAGGGAGCAGCAAAGGACCTCAAGAAAATTCTGTCCAGATAACTCATTATTCAAAATGCAAAAGCGGGCGGAGGAGTAACCCTTCGCCCGCTTTTGTTTTTATGGGATGCCGTTTCGCTTTCAGGCTTTGGGATGCGGGTTTAAAGCGCCGCGCTATCCGCCAGAAGCTTTCCCCGGCGCGGCTTTCCGTTCCCGGCGAGGAATCCCGCAGAGAGAGGGTGAGACAGTAGCAGCGCTACGGCGAACCCTTGAGCGAGGACATGACGACGCCGGGGGCGGAAAGGATGCGACGGCACAAGGGCTCACCTAAGCGCGGGAGACAAAATGCCCGTCGCGTGTATCTATCTTGACCTTCTCCCCCTCCTCCAGATAGGGAGGCACCTGTAACACGAGGCCGGTTTCGAGTTCGGCCTCTTTGGTCTGGGAGGTCGCCGTGGCGTTGCGAAGGGCGGGGGCGGTTCTGACTACCTTAAGCTCGACGGTCTGCGGCGGGTCGATGGACACCACCTTGCCGACGTAAAGCCCGAGTTGAACCTCCTGCCCGTCGAGGAGATACCCCTTTATCGAATCGAAGAGCTCCCCGCCGACCTCGAACTGCTCGTAATTCTCCA
The sequence above is a segment of the bacterium genome. Coding sequences within it:
- the ftsZ gene encoding cell division protein FtsZ; the encoded protein is MPVANRHRATIKVIGVGGAGGNVLDTMIAGGVSGVEFIVANTDAQALEDKNAKTRLQLGAGLTRGLGAGGDPNMGRQAAIESTAHINELIGTADMVFITAGMGGGTGTGASPVIAKQAKEAGALTVGVVTKPFTFEGKRRMKRAEEGITALKECVDTLLIIPNERLLEIAGENATTEEAYALVDNVLCQAVRGISDLITTSGRINVDFADVRAVMSTRGMALMGTGIRSGDGRASAAAHDAVSSPLLANASIQGAKMVLINFRGSSNLTMGEINEAANYIQEAAHDDAEIFFGHVIDENMKDSVEVTVIATGFDEAKSDQILDMPVQKVVNGSHMESKEPVNHDVPAFIRKEREKYGSAMRVTRIATGDSDYCSDLDAPTFLRKQAD
- the nifA gene encoding nif-specific transcriptional activator NifA, with product MLSRDSLQNKIHELTALYEVSQALAASLDLRQVLEKILGVLSKKLGMNRGTVALLNRLTGDIEIETSLGLTEAEKKRGRYRLGEGVTGTVVATGEPMVVQSIGKEPLFLNRTKSRGDISKEDISFLCVPIKAGDETVGALSVDRLFSPDVSFTEDVRLLEIIASMIGQAVKVHKMRDDERSKLVAEKERLQTDLVTKYNISNIIGNSKAMHHVYAMIAQVAKSNATVLIRGESGTGKELVANAIHYGSLRSGRPLIKVNCSAIPETLIESELFGHEKGAFTGAAEAKQGRFELASGGTIFLDEIGDLNPAIQVKLLRVLQEKEFERVGGVKTIKINLRIIAATNRNLEEEIKEGKFREDLYYRLNVFPIYMPALRERKTDILLLAEHFLEKYSRENGKEIRRITTPAIDMLMSYHWPGNVRELENCIERAVLLCNGPAIHSYHLPPTLQTAEATSGGGEDLSFDEAVANFETDIIIDALKATRGNIRKAAQRLKTTQRILGYKITKYRIEPKKYT
- the glnA gene encoding type I glutamate--ammonia ligase, whose translation is MDQKSVMNFARENECVFADVKFSDFLGQWRRIGVPIQQFSSSVFEEGLSLDSSALPGWSSKGSGLVLVPDPSTMRVDPFPKAKTMSLIGSVREGSTRAPYPLDPRNIAKKAVEFMVAEGIGETASFGVEPGFFIFDDVRFDQTRNSAFHFVDSVEAQWNSGREEGPNLGYKGKAGESRYPVQPYDSLADLRQEMAQELIRLCIGVEREQHEAASAGQCELVLRHANLVEEADNLQWLKYVLRNTALRSAKTLTFMPKPVFEEPGSSMHVSQSLWRSGKNLFSGEEYGGLSQTALHYAGGILRHAPALMALCNPTANSYRRLLTKGEVPVALSYSAVDKNAVVRTPLHPAGAKARRIEFCLPDPSANGYLAFAALLMAGIDGIIHRIEPGAPLEEKPKTKAGWMPQSLEEALRALEKDHSFLLAGGVFSKNAVERWIELKLEREVRPLALRTTPYEFSLYYDC
- a CDS encoding glycosyltransferase — its product is MPFAPRPTSFRSITTADAVLAKENPAPRGAVSVIIPVLDEEESLGSLLGDLSRQRGIRLQVIVADGGSKDRTRAVFDSFEGENFLWVDAPRGRGAQLNAGTKAALHEDLLFLHADTRIRDEDLISGGFAAMGRECAGSSRVLGHFATGFHDRPLDFTHFFLMAKTTQNLPECVNGDQGFWLRKGFFRELGGFDDALPYLEDMRLAYQAFAGGKIALLPGKLETSSRRFGAQGPKKRLLLNALIRLAHEADAREFYGRAGTLYGEQAKAGALRITPFFDALWKEGKREGRWRFMRKLWKFGARNSWQVPFWLDSRRAFRRGYEDPEGLAAKPERLILRVISGEFVVFFFFAALFAGRIIEFKSRK
- a CDS encoding radical SAM protein, with amino-acid sequence MANLGLQSLYRIISALPGAVCDLHFADRPRGLLTGQSIASSSIIAFSLSFEGDYPAIPEILRQAGIAPLAADRGEDSPLLLAGGMAATLNPEPLAEIFDIFYLGEAEGPFALLHEFLSENIGLERSLLLGRLAAASLPGVYVPSAYRVAADYSREPLHGAPEKVAMQRAPEGWEPAHTVIAGGEDDPFGGARLLEISRGCPHGCRFCATGYLARPARFIPFEKLLPYIEKYAGKGERIGLVGAAVSNHPEFARIAREILAAGGGFTVSSFRAETLDDEMLGLLREGGLKTLTLAIEAGTEQLRRRAGKTLDEEALLRAAQLASRHRVSRLKVYAMVGLPGEEDSDVEELARLAGRVKTALGRGNVTLSAAPFVPKPHTPFQWEKMEDEEVLRRRIRLLKRISGPISGLTVDAESPKWSLVQGLLSRAGREAGKWLAGGGEGVQWPRILRTPEAAGILGARDPDALLPWDFISETPRRELLLEERRRSGLILPPMPCPSESCRFCGICRGD
- a CDS encoding 1-acyl-sn-glycerol-3-phosphate acyltransferase, whose product is MYETSRERKPSLLARLFPSLYFYSGVFCTVIRASRRAKRGRYGCPEWVGSSLEILERTEATGGKVTVEGLDRLNSFSGPRVYVGNHMSTLETFLLPSILRPVGPVTFIVKKELLDYPVFGHVMRSRKPIALGRSNPREDLETVFREGKELLASGVSVIVFPQTTRAERFDPSRFNTIGAKLAARAKVPLVPVALKTDFWGTGKMIKDFGVISPEKRVYFSFGEPIAPQGKGDEAHRATVEFISGALGRWEKLPG